In Chitinophaga sp. HK235, a single window of DNA contains:
- a CDS encoding GAF domain-containing protein, which yields MAEDLQIVQGDKATQYQTLIPQIKGLLEGEPDLVANLANVAAALKEQFGWFWVGFYLVKQEELVLGPFQGPVACTRIRKGRGVCGTSWAQATTLIVPDVEAFPGHIACSSLSKSEIVVPLIKDGIVVGVLDVDSELPDHFDTNDQQYLEEIVKLISL from the coding sequence ATGGCAGAAGACTTACAGATTGTACAGGGAGATAAAGCCACACAATACCAGACGCTGATCCCGCAGATCAAAGGATTACTGGAGGGTGAGCCGGACCTGGTAGCGAATCTGGCCAATGTAGCCGCTGCGCTGAAAGAACAATTCGGCTGGTTCTGGGTAGGGTTTTATCTGGTAAAGCAGGAAGAGCTGGTACTGGGGCCTTTTCAGGGGCCGGTAGCGTGTACCCGTATCCGTAAAGGAAGAGGGGTATGTGGTACCAGCTGGGCACAAGCCACCACACTCATTGTACCTGATGTGGAAGCTTTTCCCGGTCATATTGCCTGCAGCAGCCTCTCCAAATCAGAGATTGTGGTGCCACTGATAAAAGACGGCATAGTAGTGGGAGTGCTGGATGTGGACAGCGAACTACCCGATCATTTTGACACTAACGACCAGCAGTATCTGGAGGAAATTGTTAAACTGATCTCCCTCTAA
- a CDS encoding tyrosine-protein phosphatase: MFFFRKKRDHSKSLIPFLSGIETDIHSHLIPGIDDGVPDVATSVDFISQLHELGIRKIITTPHIMMDRFPNSQESIHSPYLEVEAALASQRINVPFNYAAEYYMDEQFEALLKSPLLTLNGRLVLVEISFVAPPPQMHQWLFEMSARGYMPLLAHPERYNYCHKNFNLYKEFKSWGCQLQLNLLSLTGYYGKAVQQAAFQLLDANMIDYIGTDLHHEKHMQAIRDIAENKKLLKRLEQYPFKNNSLTATR, from the coding sequence ATGTTCTTCTTCCGGAAAAAACGGGACCATAGTAAATCACTGATCCCTTTCCTCTCAGGTATTGAAACAGATATTCATTCGCACCTGATTCCGGGGATAGACGACGGCGTTCCGGATGTAGCCACCAGTGTAGATTTTATCAGTCAGCTGCACGAGCTGGGCATCCGGAAAATTATTACCACTCCGCATATTATGATGGACCGTTTTCCCAATTCGCAGGAATCCATTCATAGTCCTTATTTGGAGGTGGAAGCAGCCCTCGCATCCCAACGAATCAATGTGCCTTTCAATTATGCTGCGGAGTACTATATGGACGAGCAGTTTGAAGCACTCCTGAAATCACCGTTGCTCACCCTTAACGGGCGGCTGGTGCTGGTAGAGATCTCTTTTGTGGCCCCACCGCCACAGATGCACCAATGGCTTTTCGAAATGAGTGCCCGGGGCTATATGCCTTTGCTGGCCCATCCCGAACGATATAACTATTGTCACAAAAACTTCAACCTCTACAAGGAATTTAAATCCTGGGGATGTCAACTGCAGCTGAACCTGCTGTCGCTCACCGGTTATTATGGCAAAGCTGTACAACAGGCAGCTTTCCAATTACTGGATGCCAATATGATCGACTATATCGGTACAGACCTGCACCATGAAAAACATATGCAGGCCATCCGCGATATTGCGGAAAACAAAAAACTGCTGAAGCGGCTGGAACAGTATCCGTTTAAAAACAATAGTCTGACCGCCACACGCTAA
- a CDS encoding gliding motility-associated C-terminal domain-containing protein translates to MKRAIIIYRKAYAVASGMLAICFSIPLLAQDIEIKNPSLEGPPRAAAAPPGWMIINNSPDIQPGCCSVSQPASHGNTYSGMISDATMEEGIVQQLTTGIKAGKAYAFSVDLAFPPVYFGQRTCSGGFIVYGGNKPGEKEEVLWKSLPFYHTDWKRYRIEFSAKKNYAYIMLCNYFTPCSSGKLSAVLVDNLSPVIQEIPKAVLTVQPTCKGSSIGTASVEVLGGPVPCTFRWKPGGQTTSSLSKLAGGSYEVTITGFNGAYTTLTAVIGEEVLKNEIKVLPSRCYGDNQNEISLVTTGGKPPYRYYFNGSDHPQYTPQFRELHPGKYPLLVKDELGCATQELINVAEPPPLQIAAALVKDISCSDTHDGKIELQMTGGTTPYAYRLETGEWQSSNTWTQLDEGRYYYTVKDKNDCQVTGMSEIIRNNRQCAVYVPTAFSPNGDGRNDVFRCRVNDDITAYHLTVYNRWGAVVFNSADPQQAWDGYLQPAGSYVWVLTYTDSKLQARKQQGSLVLVR, encoded by the coding sequence ATGAAGAGAGCCATCATCATATACAGGAAGGCCTATGCGGTAGCCAGCGGTATGCTTGCTATATGTTTTTCCATTCCATTGCTTGCTCAGGACATCGAAATAAAAAATCCTTCGCTGGAAGGACCACCACGCGCAGCAGCCGCACCACCAGGGTGGATGATCATTAATAATTCACCGGATATACAACCGGGTTGTTGCAGCGTCAGCCAACCCGCCAGCCATGGAAATACCTACAGTGGTATGATCAGCGATGCCACCATGGAAGAAGGCATTGTTCAGCAACTGACCACCGGTATTAAAGCAGGGAAAGCTTACGCGTTTTCCGTGGACCTGGCTTTTCCGCCGGTATACTTCGGACAACGGACCTGTAGCGGAGGTTTTATCGTATATGGTGGCAACAAACCCGGTGAAAAAGAAGAAGTACTATGGAAATCGCTGCCCTTTTATCATACTGACTGGAAGCGCTACAGGATTGAGTTTTCAGCAAAAAAGAATTATGCCTATATCATGCTGTGTAATTATTTTACACCTTGCAGTAGTGGAAAATTATCAGCAGTGCTGGTAGATAATCTTTCTCCTGTAATACAGGAAATTCCGAAGGCGGTACTAACGGTACAACCTACCTGTAAAGGTAGCAGCATAGGCACCGCCAGCGTCGAGGTACTGGGGGGCCCTGTGCCCTGCACCTTCCGGTGGAAGCCCGGCGGACAAACGACTTCTTCCCTCAGTAAACTGGCCGGTGGTAGTTATGAAGTCACCATAACAGGCTTCAACGGCGCTTATACCACACTTACAGCAGTTATCGGGGAGGAGGTGCTGAAAAACGAAATAAAGGTGCTTCCTTCCAGATGTTATGGAGATAACCAGAACGAAATATCCCTTGTTACCACGGGCGGAAAACCGCCATACCGCTATTATTTCAACGGGAGTGATCATCCGCAGTACACCCCACAGTTCCGTGAGCTGCATCCCGGCAAATATCCTTTGCTGGTAAAAGATGAACTGGGCTGCGCCACACAGGAACTTATAAATGTTGCAGAACCACCACCATTGCAGATAGCAGCAGCCCTGGTGAAAGACATCAGTTGCAGTGATACCCATGATGGAAAAATAGAATTGCAGATGACTGGCGGTACAACGCCTTATGCTTATCGGTTGGAAACAGGGGAGTGGCAGTCATCCAATACCTGGACGCAGTTGGATGAAGGCAGGTATTACTATACTGTTAAAGATAAAAATGATTGCCAGGTAACCGGTATGTCGGAGATCATCCGCAACAACCGGCAATGTGCTGTATATGTGCCCACGGCGTTTAGTCCCAATGGAGATGGTCGCAACGATGTGTTCAGATGCAGGGTTAATGATGATATTACTGCTTACCATTTGACAGTATACAATCGCTGGGGTGCTGTTGTTTTTAACAGTGCTGATCCCCAGCAGGCCTGGGATGGCTATCTGCAGCCTGCCGGGAGTTATGTATGGGTGCTTACTTACACTGACAGTAAACTGCAGGCCCGCAAACAACAGGGAAGCCTGGTGCTGGTACGGTAA
- a CDS encoding DegT/DnrJ/EryC1/StrS aminotransferase family protein encodes MSEKIWLSSPHMGGTEKDFVTAAFDTNWIAPLGANVDGFEEDLEQYLKEGYVAALSSGTAALHLALVLADVKAGDEVICQSMTFSASANPITYQGATPVFVDSEKDTWNLDPVLLEQAIRDRIAKGKKPKAIIPVHLYGMPAKMNEIQAIAASYDIPVIEDAAEALGSWYGDKACGTLGDFGILSFNGNKIITTSGGGALVSKDKAAIVKSRFLASQARDPAPHYEHTHIGYNYRMSNICAGIGRGQMKVLEKRVEQRRANYQHYEKELNALPGVQFVSEPKGTFSNRWLSTILIDPLQSNGITRETIRLALDKYQIESRPLWKPMHLQPVFAGVPAYVNGVSEMLFNNGLCLPSGSNLTQAQLQQTTDIIKALWNK; translated from the coding sequence ATGAGCGAAAAGATATGGCTCTCTTCCCCGCATATGGGGGGCACGGAAAAAGACTTTGTTACAGCCGCATTTGATACCAACTGGATTGCTCCTTTGGGTGCTAATGTGGATGGGTTTGAAGAAGATCTCGAACAGTATTTAAAAGAAGGATATGTGGCAGCGCTCTCCTCCGGTACAGCGGCCCTTCACCTGGCGCTGGTACTGGCAGATGTAAAGGCGGGCGATGAAGTGATCTGTCAGAGTATGACATTCTCTGCATCGGCCAATCCTATCACCTATCAGGGCGCCACGCCGGTATTTGTAGATAGTGAAAAGGATACGTGGAATCTTGATCCTGTTTTACTGGAGCAGGCCATCCGTGATCGTATAGCTAAAGGTAAAAAGCCCAAAGCCATTATCCCCGTACATCTCTACGGTATGCCGGCAAAAATGAACGAGATACAGGCGATTGCAGCCAGTTATGATATTCCGGTGATAGAAGATGCAGCCGAAGCGTTAGGTTCCTGGTACGGTGATAAGGCCTGCGGCACACTGGGTGATTTCGGCATCCTGAGCTTTAATGGCAATAAAATCATCACTACCAGTGGTGGTGGAGCATTGGTGAGCAAAGACAAGGCTGCCATCGTGAAATCCCGCTTCCTGGCCAGTCAGGCACGTGATCCTGCACCTCACTACGAACATACCCATATCGGTTACAACTACCGGATGAGTAACATCTGCGCCGGCATCGGAAGAGGGCAGATGAAAGTGCTGGAGAAAAGAGTGGAACAACGCAGAGCCAACTATCAGCATTATGAAAAAGAGCTGAATGCCTTGCCAGGTGTGCAGTTTGTGTCCGAACCGAAAGGTACTTTCAGTAACCGCTGGCTGAGTACTATCCTGATAGATCCGCTGCAAAGCAATGGCATTACCCGCGAAACAATCCGGCTGGCACTGGATAAATACCAGATCGAATCCAGACCATTATGGAAGCCTATGCACCTGCAACCGGTTTTTGCCGGAGTGCCCGCTTATGTGAATGGTGTGTCGGAAATGCTCTTCAATAATGGGTTGTGTCTGCCAAGTGGATCTAACCTTACCCAGGCGCAGCTGCAACAAACAACAGATATTATTAAGGCACTGTGGAACAAATGA
- a CDS encoding sugar transferase: protein MLYRNFLKRLLDILVACTALLLLSPLFVLVTVLLYFANNGKPFFLQPRPGRNGKVFRVIKFKTMNDRRNAVGEPLPDADRLTPVGAFVRKTSLDEIPQLMNVLKGDMSLIGPRPLLVDYLELYSPRQARRHEVRPGITGWAQVNGRNAISWKQKFDLDVWYVDHLSLLLDVRILLLTVIKVFKSEGISQQGHVSSERFTGEVNA, encoded by the coding sequence ATGTTGTATCGTAATTTTTTAAAGCGACTGCTCGATATACTCGTTGCATGCACGGCACTGCTGCTGCTGTCACCGCTGTTTGTGCTGGTCACGGTGTTGTTGTACTTCGCCAACAATGGAAAACCATTCTTTTTACAGCCCCGGCCGGGCAGAAACGGAAAGGTGTTCAGGGTAATCAAATTCAAAACCATGAACGACAGACGTAATGCAGTAGGGGAGCCATTGCCCGATGCAGACCGGCTTACACCGGTAGGGGCATTTGTCCGCAAAACATCACTGGATGAAATCCCGCAGCTGATGAACGTACTGAAGGGAGATATGAGTTTGATAGGCCCGCGTCCTTTACTGGTAGATTATCTGGAACTGTATTCACCGCGCCAGGCACGGCGTCATGAGGTAAGGCCGGGTATTACCGGCTGGGCCCAGGTGAACGGAAGAAACGCCATCAGCTGGAAGCAGAAGTTTGACCTGGATGTGTGGTATGTAGATCATCTGAGTCTGCTGCTGGATGTCAGGATTTTGCTGCTGACGGTCATCAAGGTATTTAAGTCAGAGGGCATTTCCCAGCAAGGGCATGTGTCGTCGGAAAGGTTTACCGGAGAGGTAAATGCCTGA
- a CDS encoding glycosyltransferase family 4 protein — protein sequence MRILYIHQYFAMPASSGGTRSYDLATQFVKAGHKVVVVTTSSFLRQYTFTDTWTVMEEDGIELHVLNLEYSNKMGFAKRALTFIKFVVKSTFRVLKLKGDVVLATSTPITIALPAMIKRSLHKVPFIFEVRDVWPEVPVAMGIINNKILVKLLNRFEKRIYKKAAHIVPLSDDMKKSIEQRTAIPVKKISVIPNISEVVRFGKYDAGKSILSGLLGYTPQKTVLYAGTLGMVNGLKYLVDLAVYMRKLDDTVVFVVFGDGMEKTRLLQYAAEQGVLNTNLWFFDPVPKSQLAQLYYECTIASSFVIPVPELWANSANKFFDCLAAGRPVLINHRGWQADVIEQENVGFVMHYDAADMPVEARRFAEYINDKALLQQQQVKAKMLAQQRYSLDIAAGTYLKILDNVVS from the coding sequence ATGAGAATACTTTATATACATCAATATTTTGCAATGCCCGCCTCTTCCGGCGGCACCCGTTCCTATGACCTCGCCACTCAGTTTGTGAAAGCCGGCCACAAGGTGGTAGTGGTGACAACCAGCTCTTTCCTGCGCCAGTACACTTTTACAGATACCTGGACCGTGATGGAGGAAGATGGTATTGAACTGCATGTACTGAATCTGGAATACAGCAACAAGATGGGCTTCGCCAAAAGAGCGCTCACCTTCATAAAGTTTGTGGTGAAGTCTACCTTCCGGGTATTAAAACTCAAAGGTGATGTGGTATTGGCTACCAGCACACCCATTACCATCGCTTTACCAGCTATGATAAAACGCTCCCTGCATAAAGTGCCCTTCATCTTTGAGGTGCGTGATGTATGGCCGGAAGTACCGGTAGCCATGGGTATCATCAACAACAAAATACTGGTAAAGCTGCTCAACAGATTCGAGAAACGCATTTATAAAAAGGCGGCGCATATCGTACCGCTGTCTGATGATATGAAAAAATCCATTGAACAGCGTACAGCCATTCCCGTTAAAAAAATATCGGTCATTCCCAATATATCGGAGGTGGTGCGCTTTGGAAAATATGATGCGGGTAAAAGTATCCTTAGTGGCCTGCTGGGCTATACACCGCAGAAAACGGTGTTGTATGCCGGAACGCTGGGCATGGTCAATGGCCTGAAGTACCTGGTGGATCTGGCTGTATATATGAGAAAGCTGGATGATACCGTGGTATTTGTTGTGTTTGGTGATGGTATGGAGAAAACACGGCTGTTGCAATATGCAGCAGAGCAGGGTGTGCTGAATACCAATCTCTGGTTCTTTGATCCGGTGCCTAAATCGCAGCTGGCGCAGCTTTATTACGAATGTACGATAGCCAGTTCTTTTGTAATTCCGGTGCCGGAATTGTGGGCTAATTCGGCCAATAAGTTTTTTGATTGCCTGGCCGCCGGGCGCCCTGTTTTAATCAACCACCGCGGCTGGCAGGCCGATGTGATCGAACAGGAAAACGTGGGGTTTGTGATGCATTACGATGCGGCTGACATGCCGGTAGAAGCCCGGCGTTTTGCGGAATATATCAACGATAAAGCCCTGTTGCAACAGCAGCAGGTGAAAGCCAAAATGCTGGCGCAACAGCGGTATTCGCTGGATATCGCTGCAGGCACTTACCTGAAAATACTGGACAATGTTGTATCGTAA
- a CDS encoding acyltransferase: MRVKISILYSWLVKVSTFLLPNIPLFMRFRGFLYSLMMKSCGRNFQVTSTAVLNSLSGLEVGNNVYIAHHTVVIGIDIRIGDEVIVGPNCIISSGNHTFLNNSYRYGKSLRRPVKIGAGSWIAGNCSVLGGSILPERSILGAGAVLNKKYEEADGLYGGIPAVFIKKMR; the protein is encoded by the coding sequence ATGAGGGTTAAAATATCTATCCTATACTCCTGGCTGGTGAAGGTGAGCACCTTCCTGTTGCCCAATATCCCTTTATTCATGCGTTTCAGGGGATTCCTGTATTCCCTGATGATGAAAAGCTGTGGCCGTAACTTCCAGGTAACGTCTACGGCTGTACTGAATTCACTGTCTGGCCTGGAAGTAGGAAACAATGTATATATCGCCCACCATACCGTAGTGATTGGTATCGATATCAGAATTGGAGATGAAGTGATCGTTGGACCCAACTGTATTATATCATCCGGCAACCATACCTTTTTAAACAACTCCTACCGTTATGGTAAATCATTACGGCGGCCGGTCAAAATAGGCGCAGGATCATGGATTGCAGGCAATTGCTCCGTATTGGGCGGTAGCATCCTGCCGGAACGTTCCATCCTGGGAGCCGGCGCTGTGCTCAATAAAAAATATGAGGAAGCAGATGGTTTGTATGGAGGCATTCCGGCAGTGTTCATAAAAAAAATGCGATGA
- a CDS encoding glycosyltransferase family 4 protein, whose protein sequence is MAKLLVHAWVVHRDKGRYYLPYTHWVYLKEIVKYYEEVCLLSPVQQHRGKTGNALMDIGCFDNVKVYALPYSGSYMRAIPHFPAYLNAYRKLKDYDEVYARYPVPFGWLGKFFFKGKKRIVHFVGDPVDAAKTNPNFSRLKKFTMITFFMPEHSAYMWACKGAQVFTNGHHLREKLSGWGVKAKAVISSTLNDADFYTREITGITDDGPKLLYVGYLRKAKGVETVIRSFQIVQRKYPGSRLTVVGSGEFERELKDLAAVLHLDGHIHFAGHVDNRQELNSILRSHDIFCFASLSEGSPRVILEAMANSLAVVSTPVGSLPNVFEDKQEILFADFNDHEAFYQKVDTLVKDRTLMQQLSHNAYTKVKGFTIEGFIKSIFHEG, encoded by the coding sequence ATGGCAAAACTGCTTGTACATGCATGGGTGGTGCACAGGGATAAAGGACGGTATTATTTGCCTTACACGCACTGGGTGTATCTGAAGGAGATCGTAAAATATTATGAGGAAGTATGTCTGCTGTCACCTGTTCAGCAACATCGGGGAAAAACCGGCAATGCACTCATGGACATAGGCTGTTTCGATAACGTAAAAGTATATGCGTTACCGTATTCCGGCAGTTATATGCGTGCCATACCACATTTCCCGGCTTACCTCAATGCATACCGCAAACTAAAGGATTATGATGAAGTATATGCCCGTTATCCGGTGCCGTTCGGCTGGTTAGGAAAGTTCTTTTTTAAAGGAAAGAAACGGATTGTTCATTTTGTAGGCGACCCGGTAGACGCAGCTAAAACCAACCCCAATTTCAGCCGACTGAAGAAGTTTACCATGATTACCTTTTTCATGCCAGAACATTCAGCCTATATGTGGGCTTGTAAAGGAGCACAGGTTTTTACCAATGGTCATCATCTCAGAGAAAAATTGTCCGGCTGGGGAGTTAAGGCAAAGGCAGTGATTTCCTCCACACTCAATGATGCCGATTTCTATACCAGGGAAATCACCGGTATTACAGACGACGGGCCGAAACTGTTGTACGTAGGCTATCTGCGTAAAGCAAAAGGAGTGGAGACCGTCATCCGTTCTTTCCAGATCGTTCAAAGGAAATATCCCGGCTCCCGCCTCACCGTGGTCGGTTCCGGCGAATTTGAAAGAGAGCTGAAAGACCTCGCCGCCGTATTACACCTGGACGGGCATATACATTTTGCAGGACATGTCGACAACCGGCAGGAGCTGAACAGTATCCTGCGCTCACACGATATCTTCTGTTTTGCCAGCCTGTCTGAAGGATCACCCCGTGTGATCCTAGAAGCCATGGCCAACAGTCTGGCTGTGGTAAGCACGCCGGTAGGCTCTTTACCCAATGTATTTGAAGACAAACAGGAAATATTGTTCGCTGATTTCAATGATCATGAAGCCTTTTATCAAAAGGTGGATACCCTGGTGAAAGACCGCACACTGATGCAACAGCTGAGCCATAACGCCTATACGAAAGTGAAAGGATTTACTATAGAAGGATTTATTAAAAGCATTTTTCATGAGGGTTAA
- a CDS encoding right-handed parallel beta-helix repeat-containing protein: MTMSRSGALLCGLAMYAMSCMAQGGDIDYNGKKFVFSTVPAQYSPTPSATMTAIVNAGIRAAVDLTTLLPPGYKRDGTVDYTDYLQNGLDKNRDVVFPDFPVLISSKGLTVSSNANLYFKPGSKLIMQPNNLEKFEILRLHGVNNVKIYNARLIGDRNDHQGTAGEHGMGIAIRSAKDVSIYNPRISNCWGDGIYIGWRTRDVVNDHYIPSENINIYNGLLDYNRRNGISIVCGRNINIRHTTIANTYGTLPMSGIDIEPNEPKDIINNITIDSVTTYNNARDGILIVLTRLPSASSSVNTNIVIRDHLDDKSYSGFRLGSGFRNTDREMTGQISVINPVWKNNEKPFRYRSNYQMLPVTELKNIRVIEPSAGVNTAKSAVQTFSSQVQSAAGQDAVKKIKAGLSRESKIRIEDK, encoded by the coding sequence ATGACCATGTCCAGATCTGGCGCCCTCTTATGCGGCCTCGCCATGTATGCCATGTCCTGTATGGCACAGGGTGGCGACATCGATTACAACGGGAAGAAGTTTGTCTTCAGTACTGTGCCCGCACAATACAGCCCCACACCATCCGCCACCATGACTGCAATAGTCAATGCAGGCATACGCGCAGCCGTAGACCTCACTACACTGTTGCCGCCAGGATACAAAAGAGACGGTACCGTGGATTATACCGACTACCTGCAAAACGGCCTCGATAAAAACAGGGATGTGGTATTCCCTGATTTTCCGGTGCTGATCAGCAGTAAAGGGCTTACCGTCAGCAGCAATGCCAACCTGTATTTTAAGCCCGGTTCCAAACTGATCATGCAGCCCAACAATCTGGAAAAATTCGAGATACTACGCCTGCATGGTGTCAATAATGTCAAGATCTACAATGCCCGCCTGATCGGCGATCGCAACGATCATCAGGGCACTGCCGGCGAACATGGCATGGGCATCGCTATTCGTTCAGCCAAAGACGTTAGTATCTATAATCCGCGTATCTCCAACTGCTGGGGCGATGGTATCTACATAGGCTGGCGTACCCGTGATGTGGTGAATGATCATTATATCCCCAGTGAAAACATCAATATCTACAACGGTCTGCTGGATTACAACCGCAGAAACGGTATCTCCATCGTCTGCGGCCGTAATATCAATATCCGCCATACCACTATTGCCAATACTTATGGCACCTTACCCATGAGTGGTATTGATATAGAACCCAATGAACCCAAAGATATCATCAATAACATCACCATCGACAGCGTGACCACCTACAACAATGCAAGGGATGGCATACTGATCGTACTCACCAGACTGCCCAGCGCCAGCAGCAGCGTGAATACAAATATTGTGATCAGGGATCATCTGGATGATAAGTCCTACAGCGGTTTCCGCCTCGGCTCCGGCTTCCGTAATACTGACCGTGAGATGACCGGACAGATCTCCGTGATTAATCCGGTTTGGAAAAATAATGAAAAGCCTTTCCGCTACCGTAGCAACTATCAGATGCTGCCGGTAACTGAACTGAAAAATATCCGTGTGATAGAGCCGTCGGCAGGTGTTAATACCGCTAAAAGCGCGGTACAGACTTTTAGCTCACAGGTACAAAGCGCAGCTGGTCAGGATGCAGTGAAGAAAATCAAAGCGGGTTTGAGCAGGGAAAGTAAAATAAGAATAGAAGATAAATAA
- a CDS encoding flippase, with translation MPKNSFIKDLASVFTSRVASLVLGLGTSIVTARYLGPEGNGISAALLVYPSLFMAIGALGVQQSTTYFVGQEKYDIKEVYGAVLATWIFTSLIGIISSFLLIKYFTKGDYPNILIFWALAAIPFSLYTTYSSGIFLGQQNVKAFNRINWVPAIINLVFTFLLTGIFHFGVAGSMAATFLGVFFLSFLVVMNIRKIIPVRPRFNGKIIKGLLSLGVIYAGTTLIASLNYKVDVVLLEKWSNAYELGIYSKGAVLVEMLWQIPAILSTIIFSRSAGAKDPGEFSLKVCRLLRFALILILVIAVAFYCLSDFVIGLMYGPAFAESSKVLKILMPGVLLMIIYKVLYMDIAGKGKPWMSMEAMIPAVIANVVLNYWWIPKYGASGSAMASTVSYSIAALVFLVLYSVHTRIPVKQIFTYTREDKAFAMAIVAKFRKKISK, from the coding sequence GTGCCTAAGAATTCTTTTATCAAAGACCTTGCTAGTGTATTCACCAGCAGAGTGGCTTCCCTTGTACTGGGATTGGGTACCTCTATCGTTACGGCGAGGTATCTTGGTCCTGAAGGCAATGGGATAAGCGCCGCACTACTGGTATATCCGAGCCTTTTTATGGCTATCGGTGCACTGGGTGTACAACAGTCCACCACCTACTTCGTCGGACAGGAAAAATATGATATCAAGGAGGTATATGGTGCCGTACTGGCCACCTGGATCTTCACCAGCCTTATCGGTATCATCAGCAGTTTCCTGCTGATCAAGTACTTTACTAAAGGCGACTATCCTAATATCCTTATTTTCTGGGCGCTGGCAGCGATTCCTTTTTCGCTGTATACTACCTACAGCTCCGGTATCTTTCTCGGACAACAGAATGTGAAAGCTTTTAACCGGATCAACTGGGTACCGGCTATTATCAATCTGGTATTTACTTTTTTGCTCACCGGTATTTTCCACTTCGGCGTGGCAGGCTCTATGGCGGCCACTTTTCTGGGTGTATTCTTTCTGTCATTTTTGGTGGTGATGAATATCCGGAAGATTATTCCGGTAAGGCCCCGCTTTAATGGAAAAATCATCAAAGGGCTGCTGAGCCTGGGCGTGATCTATGCGGGCACTACGCTGATCGCCAGCCTCAATTACAAGGTAGATGTGGTGCTGCTGGAAAAATGGTCCAATGCCTATGAGCTGGGGATCTATTCCAAAGGCGCAGTGCTGGTGGAGATGTTGTGGCAGATACCTGCTATTCTGAGCACCATCATTTTCTCGCGCAGTGCTGGTGCAAAAGATCCGGGAGAGTTTTCCCTTAAAGTATGCCGCCTGCTGCGTTTTGCGCTCATTCTCATTCTCGTGATTGCAGTAGCTTTTTATTGTCTGTCCGATTTTGTGATTGGCCTGATGTATGGCCCCGCTTTTGCAGAAAGCTCCAAAGTGCTGAAAATACTCATGCCGGGCGTATTGTTGATGATCATCTACAAAGTGTTGTATATGGACATCGCCGGTAAAGGAAAGCCCTGGATGTCGATGGAAGCAATGATTCCGGCGGTAATTGCCAACGTGGTGCTCAACTACTGGTGGATACCCAAATATGGCGCGAGCGGCTCTGCTATGGCTTCTACGGTAAGTTATTCCATCGCGGCGCTGGTATTTCTGGTATTGTATTCCGTACATACACGTATTCCTGTAAAACAAATATTTACATATACCAGGGAAGACAAAGCGTTTGCAATGGCTATTGTAGCAAAATTCAGGAAGAAAATTTCCAAATAA